The genomic interval GGGCTGTCCGTGGCCGGCAGCGTCCTGGTCGCCCAACACACCGGGGCGGACGAACCCGAGAAGGCGGAATACGCCGCCTCACAGACGCTGACGTTCGCCGTCGGCGCCTCGGTCGTCCTGGGCGCAGTCGGCTTCTTTTTCGTCGAGGACTTCCTGTCGCTCCTGGGGGCGTCCCAGCAGGTCCTGCCGGGCGCGACGGGCTACCTGCAGGTCGTCTCGCTGGGCCTGACGACGATGTTTGGCTTCTTCGTGTTCATCTCGCTGATGCGCGGGGCCGGCGACACCATCACCCCGATGCTCGTGATGTTCGGGACCGTCGTCCTCAACATCGCGCTGGACCCGTTCCTCATCTTCGGGTGGGGACCGTTCCCCGAACTGGGCGTGATCGGGGCCGCTGTCGCGACCATCTTCTCGCGGGGCGTGGCCTTCGCCGTCGGCATCGCGATCATGCTGCGGGGGACCCGGGGAATCCAGATCCACCTCCGTAACATGGTGCCGGACTTCTCGTACCTGGGGAAACTGCTGCGTCTGGGCATCCCGGCCTCCGTCGAGGGGACCGGCCGGGCGCTGTCGGTCAACGCGATGTTGTTCATCGTCGGGACGTTCTCGGTGACCGTCGTGGCCGCCTTCGGCGTCGGCATCCGCGTGTTCTCGCTCGTGTTCATGCCCGCCATCGCGATGGACCGGGGCGTCGAGACGATGACGGGGCAGAACCTGGGCGCCGACCGGCCCGACCGGGCGGCGACGGCGAACCACTTCGCCGCGAAGGTCTCGTTCGCCATCCTCACCGCGCTGGGCGCGGTCACCATCTTCGCCGCGCCGACGGTCGTCAGCGTGTTCAGCGACGACCCCGAGGTCGTCAGGATCGGCGCCGAGTTCCTCCAGTGGGTCGCTCCCACGTTCGGCTTCATCGGGATCGTCCGGGCGTACTCGGGCGGGTTCCGTGGCGCCGGGAAGACGCTCACGGCGGCCGCGCTGGCGGTGACGATGCTGGGGATCATCCGTCTGCCCGTCGCGTGGGTCGCCTCCCGTCCCGTGTCGATCCCGGCCTGGCTCGGCCCGACGCTGACGGACCTGTTCGCACAGTCGCTGGGCGAGCAGGGGATCTGGCTCGCCTTTGGCGTCTCGAACGTCCTCGCGGCCGGCATCGCGGCGGCCTGGTTCCTGCGGGGAACCTGGCGGGACGCCGACGCGCGGGCCGCGGGCGGTCCGACGACTGCGGACGACTGATCGTCCGGTCGGACCCCCTGCCGGAGTTCCCGTGGCCGTGTGACGGCCGTCTGACGAAAACTCTTGTGAACGCGTGCCAACCAGCCGGACATGAGCTCCGGTGCCGACGCAGACGACAGCGCCGATAGCCTGTTGTCCGTCTTCGGGACGCCGCTGCTGTCGGCGCTGGAGAGCGACACGGACCGACAGGCCGCGTGCGCGCTCTGCCTGCTCGCCGACGCCGACGCGTCGGTCGTCCCCGCGCTGACCGAGCGCCTCGTCGGGCGACTCGCCGACGCGGACGACACGCGCCCCATCGTCAGGACGCTGGCGACGCTTGCGGCCGATCACACCGACGCCGTCCGCCGCGTCGTCGCCGATCACGAAAGCCGGGACCGACTGTCGAGTGCCATCGCCGACGCCCAGCCCTGGGAGTTCGACCGCGCCGCGGACGGCGGTGGT from Haloarcula pelagica carries:
- a CDS encoding MATE family efflux transporter gives rise to the protein MSPRSTAERVADRLGSLFKGQDELDLTSGDIGKPLLYLSFPIVITNLLQVAYNLADTFWLGQYSTTALAAISFAFPMIFLLISLGMGLSVAGSVLVAQHTGADEPEKAEYAASQTLTFAVGASVVLGAVGFFFVEDFLSLLGASQQVLPGATGYLQVVSLGLTTMFGFFVFISLMRGAGDTITPMLVMFGTVVLNIALDPFLIFGWGPFPELGVIGAAVATIFSRGVAFAVGIAIMLRGTRGIQIHLRNMVPDFSYLGKLLRLGIPASVEGTGRALSVNAMLFIVGTFSVTVVAAFGVGIRVFSLVFMPAIAMDRGVETMTGQNLGADRPDRAATANHFAAKVSFAILTALGAVTIFAAPTVVSVFSDDPEVVRIGAEFLQWVAPTFGFIGIVRAYSGGFRGAGKTLTAAALAVTMLGIIRLPVAWVASRPVSIPAWLGPTLTDLFAQSLGEQGIWLAFGVSNVLAAGIAAAWFLRGTWRDADARAAGGPTTADD